Proteins found in one Planctomycetes bacterium MalM25 genomic segment:
- the acsA gene encoding Acetyl-coenzyme A ligase translates to MADANASGAIDTVMTEDRLFPPSAEFSAKARVKSLEEYEALWQKVAADPVAYWEERGREELHWFEPFEETLRWNEPDAEWYVGGKTNASYNCLDKHLGPVSEGGGRGDKTAILWEGEPGDTRTLTYAELHKEVCRFANVLKGLGVQAGDRVSIYMPMTPELVIAMLGCARIGAVHSVIFAGFSAEAIADRNNDAEAVAVLTADAGWRRGKALPLKATVDEALAKSPTVKHCVVLKRVGSEVEWTEGRDHWWGDLMDAASDDCPATPMDSEAPLFILYTSGSTGKPKGIKHTTAGYNLWAKKTFEWVFDHREDDVYWCTADCGWITGHSYITYGPLAAGATCVMYEGAPNFPAEDRFWEIVEKYKVTLFYTAPTAIRAFIKWGDEHVDKHDLSSLRVLGTVGEGINPEAWMWYHTKIGGERCPIVDTWWQTETGGIMMSPLSGAIATKPGSCTKPLPGVIPKIISEEGEECGPDQGGMLTIAHPWPGMLRGIWGDEERYKEVYWSKVPGKYLAGDNARCDRDGYYWIMGRIDDVLNVSGHRLSTIEIESALVSHPAVAEAAAVGRPHELKGEAVAVFVTVKDAEPDDDLRQQLKQHVRKEIGALAQPDDIRFTASLPKTRSGKIMRRLLRDIAAGKEAAGDTSTLEDYTVLASLRQDED, encoded by the coding sequence ATGGCTGACGCGAACGCTTCCGGCGCGATCGACACGGTGATGACCGAGGACCGGCTCTTCCCTCCCTCCGCCGAGTTCTCCGCGAAGGCGCGGGTCAAGTCGCTCGAGGAGTACGAGGCACTCTGGCAGAAGGTCGCCGCCGACCCGGTCGCCTACTGGGAGGAGCGAGGCCGCGAGGAGCTGCACTGGTTCGAGCCCTTCGAAGAGACGCTCCGCTGGAACGAACCCGATGCGGAGTGGTACGTCGGCGGGAAGACGAACGCTTCGTACAACTGCCTGGACAAGCATCTCGGCCCCGTTTCAGAAGGTGGTGGCCGCGGCGACAAGACGGCCATCCTGTGGGAGGGCGAGCCGGGCGACACCCGCACGCTCACTTACGCCGAGCTGCATAAGGAGGTCTGCAGGTTTGCCAACGTCCTGAAGGGCCTCGGCGTGCAGGCGGGCGACCGGGTGTCGATCTACATGCCGATGACGCCCGAGCTGGTGATCGCGATGCTCGGCTGCGCGCGGATCGGCGCGGTCCACTCGGTGATCTTCGCCGGCTTCAGCGCCGAGGCGATCGCCGACCGCAACAACGACGCCGAGGCGGTCGCCGTCCTCACGGCCGACGCCGGCTGGCGCCGCGGCAAGGCGCTCCCGCTTAAGGCGACGGTCGACGAGGCGCTCGCCAAGAGCCCCACCGTGAAGCACTGCGTCGTGCTCAAGCGGGTCGGATCCGAGGTCGAGTGGACCGAGGGCCGCGACCACTGGTGGGGCGACCTGATGGACGCCGCCAGCGACGACTGCCCCGCCACGCCGATGGACAGCGAGGCGCCCCTCTTCATCCTCTACACGTCCGGATCGACCGGCAAACCGAAGGGGATCAAGCACACCACCGCCGGCTACAACCTGTGGGCGAAGAAGACCTTCGAGTGGGTCTTCGACCACCGCGAGGACGACGTCTACTGGTGCACGGCCGACTGCGGCTGGATCACCGGCCACAGCTACATCACGTACGGCCCCCTCGCCGCGGGCGCGACGTGCGTGATGTACGAGGGCGCGCCGAACTTCCCCGCCGAGGATCGCTTCTGGGAGATCGTTGAGAAGTACAAGGTGACGCTCTTCTACACGGCGCCCACGGCGATCCGCGCGTTCATCAAGTGGGGCGACGAGCACGTCGATAAGCACGACCTGTCGAGCCTACGCGTGCTGGGCACCGTGGGCGAAGGGATCAATCCCGAGGCTTGGATGTGGTACCACACGAAGATCGGCGGCGAGCGCTGCCCGATCGTCGACACGTGGTGGCAGACGGAGACCGGCGGCATCATGATGTCGCCCCTCTCCGGCGCGATCGCCACCAAGCCGGGCAGCTGCACGAAGCCCCTCCCCGGAGTGATCCCCAAGATCATCAGCGAGGAGGGCGAAGAGTGCGGCCCCGACCAGGGGGGCATGCTCACGATCGCCCACCCGTGGCCCGGCATGCTCCGCGGCATCTGGGGCGATGAGGAGCGCTACAAGGAGGTTTACTGGTCGAAGGTCCCCGGCAAGTACCTCGCCGGCGACAACGCACGCTGCGACCGGGACGGCTACTACTGGATCATGGGCCGCATCGACGACGTGCTGAACGTTTCCGGCCACCGGCTCAGCACGATCGAGATCGAATCGGCCCTCGTGAGCCACCCCGCCGTCGCCGAGGCGGCCGCCGTCGGCCGGCCGCACGAACTGAAGGGCGAGGCGGTCGCCGTGTTTGTCACCGTGAAGGACGCCGAGCCGGACGACGACCTCCGCCAGCAGCTGAAGCAGCACGTCCGCAAGGAGATCGGCGCGCTGGCGCAGCCGGACGACATCCGCTTCACCGCGTCGCTGCCGAAAACGCGCAGCGGCAAGATCATGCGGCGTCTGCTCCGCGACATCGCCGCGGGCAAAGAAGCGGCCGGCGACACCTCGACGCTCGAGGACTACACCGTACTAGCCAGCCTGCGACAAGACGAGGATTGA
- the asnS gene encoding Asparagine--tRNA ligase — protein sequence MQKLSVKEARLESAIGQSAIIRGWVRTRRDSKAGFSFVEVNDGSCLGNLQVLAPVELANYESEVKHLTTGCSVVVSGEVVASGGKGQATELKADSLEVLGGAEPETYPLQKKRHSLEKLREWAHLRPRTNAIGAVMRVRNRVSRSIHDFFQEDGFLYVNTPIITASDCEGAGEMFRVSTLDPANAPRDDQGGVDYGKDFFGRPSYLTVSGQLEGEICASALGKVYTFGPTFRAENSNTSRHLAEFWMVEPEAAFFELTDNIDLAERFLKRIVADVLRDCQEDLGLFNQHIDKTVLDRLEKLAGDEFTRLPYTEAIGLLESSGEKFEYPVAWGTDLQAEHERWLTEKHFGGPVVLTDYPASIKPFYMYCNEPDDEGRATVRAMDVLVPGVGEIIGGSQREHRLDRLLERMAAQQLDPNDYWWYVDLRRYGSVPHSGFGLGLERMVQYVTGMQNIRDVIPFPRTPGSADF from the coding sequence ATGCAGAAACTCTCGGTCAAGGAAGCCCGGCTTGAATCCGCCATTGGCCAATCGGCCATCATCAGGGGCTGGGTTCGCACCCGGCGGGACTCGAAGGCGGGGTTCTCGTTCGTCGAGGTGAACGACGGCTCGTGCCTCGGCAACTTGCAGGTGCTCGCGCCGGTCGAGTTGGCGAACTACGAGTCGGAGGTCAAGCATCTGACGACCGGTTGCAGCGTCGTCGTGTCGGGCGAGGTCGTCGCTTCGGGGGGCAAGGGGCAGGCGACCGAGCTGAAGGCGGACTCGCTGGAGGTGCTCGGCGGGGCGGAACCGGAGACCTACCCGTTGCAGAAGAAGCGGCACTCGCTGGAGAAGCTGCGTGAGTGGGCTCACCTGCGGCCGCGGACCAACGCGATTGGCGCGGTGATGCGGGTTCGCAACCGGGTGTCGCGGTCGATCCACGACTTCTTCCAGGAGGACGGCTTCCTCTACGTCAACACGCCGATCATCACCGCCAGCGACTGCGAGGGCGCGGGCGAGATGTTCCGCGTCTCGACGCTCGACCCGGCCAACGCGCCCCGTGACGACCAGGGAGGCGTCGACTACGGCAAGGACTTCTTCGGCCGGCCGAGCTACCTGACGGTCTCCGGTCAGCTCGAAGGAGAGATCTGCGCGTCGGCGCTCGGCAAGGTCTACACGTTCGGCCCGACCTTCCGCGCGGAGAACTCGAACACCTCGCGCCACCTCGCCGAGTTCTGGATGGTCGAGCCGGAGGCCGCCTTCTTCGAGCTGACCGACAACATCGACCTCGCCGAGCGGTTCCTCAAGCGGATCGTCGCCGACGTGCTGCGCGACTGCCAGGAAGACCTCGGCCTGTTCAACCAGCACATCGACAAGACGGTGCTCGATCGCCTCGAGAAACTCGCCGGCGACGAGTTCACCCGGCTCCCCTACACCGAGGCGATCGGCCTGCTGGAATCCTCCGGCGAGAAGTTCGAGTACCCGGTTGCCTGGGGCACGGACCTGCAAGCCGAGCACGAGCGCTGGCTCACCGAGAAGCACTTCGGCGGGCCGGTCGTGTTGACCGACTACCCGGCGAGCATCAAGCCGTTTTACATGTACTGCAACGAGCCGGACGACGAAGGTCGCGCGACCGTGCGCGCGATGGACGTGCTGGTCCCCGGCGTGGGCGAGATCATCGGCGGCAGCCAACGCGAGCACCGGCTCGACCGCTTGCTGGAGCGCATGGCGGCTCAGCAGCTCGATCCGAACGACTACTGGTGGTACGTCGACCTGCGGCGCTACGGCAGCGTGCCGCACAGCGGCTTCGGTTTGGGACTGGAGCGGATGGTGCAGTACGTCACCGGCATGCAGAACATCCGCGACGTGATCCCCTTCCCGCGGACTCCGGGATCGGCCGACTTCTGA
- the trxB gene encoding Thioredoxin reductase translates to MPEHVVIIGSGPAGWTAAIYAARANLKPLVFEGAVSEDNRLAGTLPLGQLALTTEVENFPGWPAGDLSGYMKSALDAEHHWLADMHQKEGVSGPELMHLMRQQAKNFDTRIVTDDIVEIDLKSGSPFKMKSAGGEEIEAHAVIIATGASANYLGLDSEEKYKNRGVSACAVCDGALPRFRNHPVVAVGGGDSAVEEADYLTKHAEKVYLVHRRDELRASKIMADRAKNNPKIDILWNTQVAEVLGDDDSGMTGVRLASTVGEPDRVLDATGMFVAIGHTPNTKFLDGQLDMNDKGYLTWTVPFRTNTSVEGVFAAGDVSDDYYRQACTAAGTGCMAALDAERWLASKGI, encoded by the coding sequence GTGCCCGAACACGTCGTCATCATCGGCAGCGGCCCCGCCGGCTGGACCGCCGCCATCTACGCCGCCCGAGCGAACCTCAAGCCCCTGGTCTTCGAGGGGGCGGTGAGCGAGGACAACCGCTTGGCCGGCACGCTGCCGCTGGGCCAGCTCGCCCTCACGACCGAGGTGGAGAACTTCCCCGGCTGGCCGGCGGGCGACCTGTCGGGCTACATGAAGTCGGCCCTCGACGCCGAGCACCACTGGCTGGCCGACATGCACCAGAAGGAGGGCGTCAGCGGCCCCGAACTGATGCACCTGATGCGCCAGCAAGCGAAGAACTTCGACACGCGGATCGTCACCGACGACATCGTTGAGATCGATCTGAAGAGCGGCTCGCCCTTCAAGATGAAGTCGGCGGGCGGCGAGGAGATCGAGGCCCACGCCGTGATCATCGCTACGGGCGCCAGCGCCAACTACCTCGGCCTCGACTCCGAAGAGAAGTACAAGAACCGGGGCGTCAGCGCCTGCGCCGTGTGCGACGGCGCTCTGCCGCGGTTCCGCAACCACCCGGTGGTGGCGGTTGGCGGCGGCGATTCGGCCGTTGAGGAGGCCGACTACCTCACCAAGCACGCCGAGAAGGTCTACCTGGTCCACCGCCGCGACGAGTTGCGGGCGTCGAAGATCATGGCCGACCGGGCGAAGAACAACCCGAAGATCGACATCCTGTGGAACACGCAGGTCGCCGAGGTCTTGGGCGACGACGACAGCGGCATGACCGGTGTCCGCCTCGCCTCGACGGTTGGCGAGCCCGACCGCGTGCTCGACGCGACCGGCATGTTTGTCGCCATCGGCCACACGCCGAACACGAAGTTCCTGGATGGCCAGCTCGACATGAACGACAAGGGCTACCTCACGTGGACCGTGCCGTTCCGCACCAATACGAGCGTCGAGGGCGTGTTCGCCGCGGGTGACGTCTCCGACGACTACTACCGCCAAGCCTGCACCGCCGCCGGCACCGGCTGCATGGCGGCCTTGGACGCGGAACGCTGGTTGGCGTCGAAAGGGATCTGA
- the yjiY gene encoding Inner membrane protein YjiY, with the protein MLTIAVALGSFAALWIAYRVYGSWLSQRVFRLDATRATPAHELRDDIDFVPTSSPVVFGHHFTSIAGTGPIVGPAIAVFWGWLPAILWIVLGSIFVGAVHDFGALVVSLRNRGQTLGEAAGRLISPRAKLLFLLVLAFALTIVIGIFGLVIAVIFNVYPESVLSVWTAMPLAMLIGAFVVKPGKPLLVPSLIGLALLYFTVWLGAYHLPITMPSIPALGAYNTPVVLWTTVLLVYCYFASVLPVWLLLQPRDYINSQQLLVAMVLLIAGMLVAGATGAADLNAAPMIAQEIPADAPPIWPFLFITIACGACSGFHCLVASGTTSKQVNNECDARVVGYGGMLMEGALAVVVVLACCAGLGMGVTAADGSRLTGPEAWKTKYQAEVTTVTNSDGSTKQVGGWKNHSLPQKIGAFVDGGANFVAALGVPMKLAVAIIAVLVACFAATTLDTATRLQRYVIQEIAATANFEPLTNKHAATLLAVVAGGAVALLPGPAGPGSGGLILWPLFGATNQLLAGLALLVLVFYLSRRGLPVAFAAAPMLLMFVMPAWAMGQQVLYDFWPNEKWPLLAFGLVILGLQAWMAVEALLVWPKARGVLEAEMAGQAAS; encoded by the coding sequence ATGCTTACGATCGCCGTCGCTCTCGGTTCATTCGCCGCCCTCTGGATCGCCTACCGGGTGTACGGCAGCTGGCTCAGCCAGCGGGTCTTCCGGCTCGACGCCACCCGGGCCACCCCCGCCCACGAGCTGCGTGACGACATCGACTTCGTGCCGACCAGCAGCCCGGTGGTCTTCGGCCACCACTTCACCAGCATCGCGGGGACCGGGCCGATCGTCGGGCCGGCGATCGCCGTCTTCTGGGGCTGGCTGCCCGCGATCTTGTGGATTGTCCTGGGGTCGATCTTCGTCGGCGCGGTGCACGACTTCGGCGCGCTGGTCGTCAGCCTCCGCAACCGGGGTCAGACCCTCGGCGAGGCGGCGGGGCGCCTCATTTCGCCGCGGGCGAAGCTGCTGTTCCTGCTCGTGCTGGCGTTCGCGCTGACGATCGTGATCGGCATCTTCGGCCTGGTGATCGCGGTGATCTTCAACGTCTACCCGGAGAGCGTGCTGAGCGTCTGGACCGCCATGCCGCTGGCGATGCTGATCGGCGCGTTCGTCGTGAAACCGGGCAAGCCGTTGCTCGTGCCGTCGCTGATCGGTCTGGCTTTGCTGTACTTCACGGTCTGGCTCGGCGCGTACCACCTGCCGATCACAATGCCCAGCATCCCAGCGCTCGGCGCGTACAACACGCCCGTGGTGCTGTGGACGACCGTGCTGCTGGTCTACTGCTACTTCGCCTCGGTGCTGCCGGTCTGGCTCTTGTTGCAGCCACGCGACTACATCAATAGCCAGCAACTGCTCGTGGCGATGGTGCTGCTGATCGCCGGCATGCTGGTCGCCGGGGCGACCGGGGCGGCCGACCTGAACGCGGCGCCGATGATCGCCCAAGAGATCCCGGCCGACGCCCCGCCGATCTGGCCCTTCCTGTTCATCACGATCGCCTGCGGCGCGTGCAGCGGGTTCCACTGCCTCGTGGCGAGCGGCACCACAAGCAAGCAAGTCAACAACGAGTGCGACGCCCGCGTCGTCGGCTACGGCGGCATGCTCATGGAGGGGGCGCTCGCGGTCGTCGTCGTGCTGGCCTGCTGCGCCGGGCTCGGGATGGGCGTCACCGCCGCCGACGGCAGCCGGCTGACCGGGCCCGAAGCCTGGAAGACCAAGTACCAAGCCGAGGTCACCACGGTCACCAATTCGGACGGCTCGACCAAGCAGGTCGGCGGCTGGAAGAACCACAGCCTGCCGCAGAAGATCGGAGCCTTCGTCGACGGGGGCGCGAACTTCGTTGCCGCGCTCGGCGTGCCGATGAAGCTCGCCGTGGCGATCATCGCCGTGCTGGTCGCTTGCTTCGCCGCGACGACCCTCGACACGGCGACGCGCTTGCAGCGGTACGTGATCCAGGAGATCGCGGCGACGGCGAACTTCGAGCCCCTCACTAACAAGCACGCCGCGACGCTATTGGCTGTCGTTGCTGGGGGAGCGGTGGCGCTGCTTCCCGGGCCAGCCGGCCCCGGCTCGGGCGGCTTGATCCTCTGGCCCCTGTTCGGAGCGACGAACCAGCTGCTCGCCGGGCTGGCGCTCTTGGTGTTGGTCTTCTACCTCTCCCGTCGGGGACTGCCCGTGGCGTTCGCGGCGGCGCCGATGCTGCTGATGTTCGTCATGCCCGCTTGGGCGATGGGTCAGCAGGTGCTGTACGACTTCTGGCCGAACGAAAAATGGCCCCTGCTCGCCTTCGGCCTGGTGATCCTCGGCCTGCAAGCCTGGATGGCGGTCGAAGCGTTGCTCGTCTGGCCCAAGGCCCGCGGCGTGCTCGAAGCGGAGATGGCCGGGCAGGCCGCTTCGTAG
- the fliM gene encoding Flagellar motor switch protein FliM — MSDDVLNQSEIESLLGGAGGASPSQPASAPSPASPPAAGAQPAPAAGAVSFGGSGVVPEIAPLPRPNEKVTTYDFKRPERVGKEQMRALQTMHEGFSRNYGASLSALLRTIVEVKLTSVDQLTYSEFVFSLENPTCFNLINAPPLEGQLILDINPSLLFPIIDRLLGGGSDTSPPSRRPLTEIELLLTGRITTLFLAEMKSAWDNVIELDPAIDHVESNPQLVQIVPPNEVVVLISFELTIGDVRGMMNLCIPFNSIERIGGKLSANSWVTYSKKPSTPESIQQISDRLSESVVEMSVDLADSRISTADLIGLRVGDIITTEKDIRAPLTVSVEGRKKFHASPGAFKGRKAVQIVETIEEKSVDVGKQAG; from the coding sequence GTGTCCGACGACGTCCTCAATCAGAGCGAAATCGAGAGCCTGCTAGGCGGCGCCGGTGGGGCTTCGCCCAGCCAGCCGGCTTCTGCGCCGTCGCCCGCCTCGCCTCCCGCGGCGGGCGCTCAACCCGCTCCCGCCGCCGGGGCGGTGTCGTTTGGCGGTTCGGGGGTGGTCCCGGAGATCGCGCCCCTGCCGCGGCCTAATGAGAAGGTCACAACCTACGACTTCAAGCGGCCGGAGCGCGTCGGCAAGGAGCAGATGCGAGCCCTGCAGACGATGCACGAGGGCTTCAGTCGCAACTACGGCGCCTCGCTGTCGGCCCTGCTGCGGACAATCGTCGAGGTGAAGCTGACGAGCGTCGACCAGCTCACTTACAGCGAGTTCGTCTTCAGCCTGGAGAACCCGACCTGCTTCAACCTGATCAACGCGCCCCCGCTCGAGGGGCAGCTGATCCTCGACATCAACCCGTCGCTCCTGTTCCCGATCATCGACCGCCTGCTGGGCGGGGGCAGCGACACGTCCCCCCCCTCGCGGCGGCCGCTCACGGAGATCGAGCTGCTGCTCACGGGCCGGATCACCACGCTCTTCCTCGCCGAGATGAAGAGCGCCTGGGACAACGTGATCGAACTCGACCCGGCGATCGATCACGTCGAAAGCAACCCGCAGCTCGTGCAGATTGTGCCGCCGAACGAGGTGGTCGTGCTCATCAGCTTCGAGCTGACGATCGGCGATGTCCGCGGCATGATGAACCTCTGCATCCCGTTCAACTCGATCGAGCGGATCGGCGGCAAGCTGAGCGCCAACAGCTGGGTCACCTACAGCAAGAAGCCCTCGACGCCCGAGTCGATCCAGCAGATCAGCGACCGGCTGAGCGAGTCGGTCGTGGAGATGTCGGTCGACCTGGCCGACTCGCGGATCTCGACCGCCGACCTGATCGGCCTGCGCGTCGGCGACATCATCACGACCGAGAAAGACATCCGCGCGCCGCTGACCGTATCGGTCGAAGGCCGCAAGAAGTTCCACGCCTCGCCCGGCGCGTTCAAAGGCCGTAAGGCGGTGCAGATCGTCGAAACGATCGAAGAAAAGTCCGTCGATGTCGGCAAGCAGGCGGGCTGA
- the proA gene encoding Gamma-glutamyl phosphate reductase, translating into MSTTEIADIPAYCREVAERAKRASALLATVPGDVKIAWLRRSAELLRTESAPLAEANAKDLSAAPDYGLTDAQVDRLRLTPDRIEGIAAALEEVAMLRDPVGAVIDSTVRPNGLRIDKVRVPLGVVFFIYESRPNVTADAAAICVKGGNAVILRGGKEAIHSSQAIVKLLGQAAEETGLPVDAVQLVATTDRAAVGEFLGLGELIDVAIPRGGEGLIRRVASEATMPVIKHYDGNCHVYLDASADPEMAVAITVNSKTHRYGVCNAAESLLVHADAAEALVPKVGAALAEAGVEVRGDERVCKLFPAAKLATEKDHGAEFLGPVMSAAVVDSIDEAIERINRYGSGHTDVIVTADLDASREFAARVDSAAVMVNASTRFNDGGEFGLGAEIGISTDKFHARGPCGIEELTSYKYVVQGSGQIRG; encoded by the coding sequence ATGAGCACCACCGAAATCGCTGATATCCCTGCCTACTGCCGCGAGGTCGCCGAGCGCGCCAAGCGGGCCTCCGCCCTGCTGGCGACCGTCCCGGGCGACGTGAAGATCGCCTGGTTGCGGCGTTCGGCCGAGCTGCTGCGGACCGAGAGCGCCCCCCTGGCCGAGGCGAACGCGAAGGACCTGTCCGCCGCGCCGGACTACGGCCTGACCGACGCCCAGGTCGATCGCCTGCGGCTCACGCCCGACCGGATCGAGGGGATCGCGGCGGCGCTCGAAGAAGTCGCGATGCTCCGCGACCCGGTCGGTGCGGTGATCGACTCGACCGTGCGCCCCAATGGTTTGCGGATCGATAAGGTCCGCGTGCCGCTTGGCGTGGTCTTCTTCATCTACGAGTCGCGCCCCAACGTCACCGCCGACGCGGCGGCGATCTGCGTGAAGGGGGGCAACGCGGTCATTCTCCGCGGCGGCAAGGAGGCGATCCACTCTTCGCAGGCGATCGTGAAGCTCCTGGGTCAGGCGGCCGAGGAGACCGGCCTGCCGGTCGACGCCGTGCAGCTTGTCGCCACGACCGACCGCGCGGCGGTCGGTGAGTTCCTCGGGTTGGGCGAGCTGATTGATGTCGCCATCCCGCGGGGCGGCGAAGGCCTGATCCGCCGGGTCGCCAGCGAGGCGACGATGCCGGTCATCAAGCACTACGACGGCAACTGCCACGTCTACCTCGACGCGTCGGCCGACCCAGAGATGGCGGTCGCCATCACGGTCAACAGCAAGACGCACCGTTACGGCGTTTGCAATGCGGCGGAGTCGCTCCTCGTCCACGCCGACGCCGCCGAAGCGTTGGTCCCCAAAGTCGGCGCCGCCCTGGCGGAGGCGGGCGTTGAAGTCCGCGGCGACGAGCGCGTCTGCAAGCTCTTCCCCGCCGCCAAGCTGGCGACCGAGAAGGACCACGGCGCCGAGTTCCTCGGCCCCGTCATGTCGGCGGCGGTCGTCGATTCGATCGACGAGGCGATCGAGCGCATCAACCGCTACGGCTCGGGCCACACCGACGTGATCGTCACGGCCGACCTGGACGCCTCGCGCGAGTTCGCCGCCCGGGTCGATAGCGCCGCGGTGATGGTGAACGCCAGCACCCGCTTCAACGACGGGGGCGAGTTCGGCCTGGGCGCCGAGATCGGCATCAGCACCGACAAGTTCCACGCCCGCGGGCCGTGCGGCATCGAGGAGCTGACGAGCTACAAGTACGTGGTGCAGGGCTCGGGCCAGATCCGGGGCTAG
- the puuC gene encoding Aldehyde dehydrogenase PuuC has translation MATAAQPVARPQVKQTQLFIDGQWVDAASGKTFETIHPATEEVIANVAEGDAEDIDRAVRAARQAFDEGPWSTMDARDRGMLMNRLADLIEEEIDYLAALETLDNGKPISDSRNADLPLVVDCLRYYAGWCDKIQGDTIPVRGDFFCYTRREPVGVVGQIIPWNFPALMAAWKWGPALAAGCTIVMKPAEQTPLTCLRMAQLAKEAGFPDGVINVVPGYGPTAGAALVKHPGVDKIAFTGEGSTAQTIQRSAIDTFKRVTFELGGKSPNVVFADADLDAAVAGAHFALYFNQGQCCVAGSRLYLEDAIHDEFVERLVAINGERRLGDPFDPETEQGPQVDQAQFDKILKYVDYGKEDGAQCVTGGGRFGEKGYFVEPTLFTGVEDNMRIAREEIFGPVLSVLKFSQVEEVARRANDSPFGLAAAVWTKDVSKAHHLAAKLRAGTVWVNCYDNFDAAAPFGGFKHSGVGREKGAAGLDSYLETKTVTVGLS, from the coding sequence ATGGCGACAGCCGCCCAACCGGTCGCTCGGCCGCAGGTCAAGCAGACCCAACTCTTCATCGACGGTCAGTGGGTCGACGCCGCCAGCGGCAAGACTTTCGAGACGATCCACCCCGCGACCGAGGAGGTGATCGCCAACGTCGCCGAGGGGGACGCCGAGGACATCGACCGCGCCGTCCGAGCCGCCCGCCAAGCGTTTGACGAGGGGCCCTGGTCCACGATGGACGCCCGCGACCGCGGCATGTTGATGAACCGACTTGCCGACCTGATCGAGGAGGAGATCGACTACCTCGCCGCGCTCGAGACGCTCGACAACGGCAAGCCGATCAGCGACAGCCGCAACGCCGACCTGCCGCTGGTCGTCGACTGCCTCCGCTACTACGCCGGCTGGTGCGACAAGATCCAGGGCGACACGATCCCGGTCCGCGGTGACTTCTTCTGCTACACCCGGCGTGAGCCGGTCGGCGTGGTCGGGCAGATCATCCCGTGGAACTTCCCCGCGCTGATGGCCGCCTGGAAGTGGGGCCCGGCGCTCGCGGCGGGCTGCACGATCGTCATGAAGCCGGCCGAGCAGACGCCCCTCACCTGCCTGCGGATGGCGCAGCTCGCCAAAGAGGCGGGCTTCCCGGACGGCGTGATCAACGTCGTGCCCGGCTACGGACCGACCGCCGGCGCCGCGCTCGTGAAGCACCCGGGCGTCGACAAGATCGCGTTCACGGGCGAGGGCTCGACCGCGCAGACGATCCAGCGGAGCGCGATCGACACGTTCAAGCGCGTCACGTTCGAGCTGGGGGGCAAGAGCCCGAACGTCGTGTTCGCCGACGCCGACCTCGACGCCGCCGTGGCCGGCGCGCACTTCGCGCTCTACTTCAACCAGGGCCAGTGCTGCGTCGCCGGCAGCCGGCTCTACTTGGAAGACGCCATCCACGACGAGTTCGTCGAGCGGCTGGTCGCGATCAACGGCGAGCGCCGGCTCGGCGACCCGTTCGACCCGGAGACCGAGCAGGGCCCGCAGGTCGATCAGGCCCAGTTCGACAAGATCCTCAAATACGTCGACTACGGCAAAGAGGACGGCGCCCAGTGCGTCACCGGCGGGGGCCGCTTCGGTGAGAAGGGGTACTTCGTCGAGCCGACCCTCTTCACCGGCGTCGAGGACAACATGCGGATCGCCCGCGAGGAGATCTTCGGCCCCGTCCTTAGCGTGCTGAAGTTCAGCCAGGTCGAGGAGGTCGCCCGCCGCGCGAACGACAGCCCGTTCGGTCTCGCTGCCGCCGTGTGGACGAAGGATGTGAGCAAGGCGCACCACCTGGCCGCGAAGCTGCGCGCGGGCACGGTGTGGGTCAACTGCTACGACAACTTCGACGCCGCCGCCCCGTTCGGCGGCTTCAAGCACTCGGGCGTCGGCCGCGAGAAGGGCGCCGCGGGTCTCGACAGCTACCTGGAGACGAAGACCGTCACCGTCGGGCTGAGCTGA